In Toxoplasma gondii ME49 chromosome X, whole genome shotgun sequence, a single genomic region encodes these proteins:
- a CDS encoding hypothetical protein (encoded by transcript TGME49_225190), producing MSEGRRAPCLAAASALKFPMLPDASPLSWKYLAEGGVHLVFRYVGEKEGLQGKVLKLRKRPNAVKWELVQEFCALVRTLSERNERENAKSEGRKTLSANSKIQTHAQADSLLSCARRKTPKRVLVSAPRDGDAEAAAAVQTPEAARTRCCTLGQEGDDASSPWLEETDDSRALCPCVVEDDFVGVPPVMQAAFASLERRETDACQPPERARESGEKVGDRGRRLSSRCHCLTHLHGDAEAPARAVGERERYLEVSSFPARYFSVELKPKCGLFEDDSSAESGASDGACVPARNETPLSPTAPQKNLRGVDDQDPRPDPPNASHGCLSSSSSLSSSSSSLSPCSSSSVSPSPPSVKEGRKKKKKKGIALPSRFAMQQFLKLSRGAIPTRSLFDPPHLFRCTYTAFRAEIAHLAVSPQNNFAVFLDGQPVSATALVDSGFLLRFSAEAHTKKKRDDVEELRRLTSGGSPEDTTEGRQQIGGDRREHTCEKKALHAPPFAQSERETQVDVGDLLACIWEEAKDLFSSILLLQAFAASQQRLANSLAAALKTATAGMHRPFRERYLLTSFERYCQAVTQGLALLKDPVVAPTAVSSSSAVSSSPSSSLASSSSSSTFSPSFLPAGHRGFSSAHEAAQDLQMAHAKEGRRVVARLRGLTEKSRPRRLDAPAPVSSGETSVQIAEGRESPEPPRRPPEGSSLLFCGDSVSFSGKGVSEEPNAVDEGFAWLTRYLVGRAFMDASIMTNIIVTGTDRAVEEIARASTSSDASSLSRFRRLKRLPLRMQKREVSSSLSACTLHANGSSRICRGTSSDAQEEEGKEMSERGGNRAKQRTGNGQQNGEGQAEGRENKNEEEPRHGEENERGEAEEFQRDTHCGVRSSGAEGNRDRRWKSSHMVERQSDRENGTETLKESNAPTGLRAPVR from the exons aTGTCGGAAGGACGCCGAGCTCCTTGCCTTGCAGCGGCGTCGGCGCTGAAGTTTCCGATGCTGCCCGACGCAAGTCCTCTTTCGTGGAAATATTTAGCAGAAGGGGGCGTTCATCTCGTGTTTCGCTACGTCGGTGAGAAGGAAGGTCTCCAAGGAAAAGTCCTCAAACTCAGAAAGCGCCCCAACGCAGTCAAATGGGAACTGGTGCAGGAATTCTGTGCTCTCGTACGTACTCTGtctgagagaaacgagagagaaaacgcaaagagTGAAGGCAGGAAGACCCTTTCGGCGAACTCGAAAATCCAAACACACGCTCAAG CTGATTCGCTCTTGTCTTGTGCTcggaggaagacgccgaaACGCGTCCTCGTTTCCGCCCCGCGAGACGGTGACGCAGAAGCCGCGGCTGcagtacagacacccgaggcTGCTCGGACGCGTTGCTGCACTCTTGgacaggaaggcgacgacgcgtcttctccctggCTCGAAGAAACCGACGACAGCAGGGCGCTCTGCCCCTGCGTAGTCGAAGACGACTTTGTCGGAGTCCCGCCGGTGATGCAAGccgcgttcgcttctttggagcggagagagacggacgcTTGCCAGCCACCggagcgcgcgagagagagtggagagaaagtcgGCGACCGCGGGCGGCGCCTGAGCAGTCGCTGTCATTGTTTGACGCATCTGCATGGGGACGCAGAAGCACCGGCGCGAGCagttggagagagagagaggtacCTCGAGGTCTCCTCGTTCCCCGCGCGCTACTTCAGTGTCGAGCTCAAACCCAAGTGTGGACTCTTCGAAGACGATTCGTCAGCAGAAAGTGGAGCCTCTGACGGCGCCTGTGTGCCAGCTCGGAACGAAACGCCCTTGTCTCCCACTGCTCCCCAAAAGAACCTCAGAGGCGTTGACGATCAGGATCCTCGTCCCGACCCTCCAAACGCCTCTCATgggtgtctctcgtcttcctcttctctctcgtcttcctcatcgtcgctgtctccgtgctccagctcgtctgtttcgccttcgcctccgtctgtcaaagaaggcagaaagaagaagaagaagaagggaatcGCGTTGCCGAGTCGATTCGCCATGCAGCAATTTCTCAAGCTGTCTCGCGGAGCTATTCCTACACGTTCGCTCTTCGACCCGCCGCATCTGttccggtgtacgtacaccgcgtTTCGTGCGGAGATTGCGCACTTGGCTGTCTCGCCGCAAAACAATTTTGCAGTTTTCCTCGACGGGCAGCCGGTCTCGGCGACCGCCTTGGTGGACTCTGGCTTTCTGCTCCGGTTCAGCGCCGAAGCacacacgaaaaagaagcgagacgacgTGGAAGAGCTGAGGCGCCTCACAAGCGGCGGGTCGCCGGAAGACACgacagaggggagacagcaaaTTGGCGGAGACCGGAGAGAACACAcatgcgagaagaaggcgttgcatgcgccgccCTTCGCGCAAAGCGAACGCGAGACGCAAGTTGACGTCGGAGATcttcttgcatgcatttgggaggaagcgaaagactTGTTTTCGAGCATCTTGCTCCTGCAAGCCTTTGCAGCGTCTCAACAGAGACTGGCAAATTCTCTCGCAGCCGCGCTCAAAACAGCAACCGCAGGCATGCACCGTCCTTTCAGGGAAAGGTACCTTTTGACGTCCTTCGAGAGGTATTGCCAG GCTGTGACCCAAggcctcgcgcttctcaAAGATCCGGTCGTCGCCCCGACAGcagtgtcttcttcctctgctgtctcttcttcgccttcctcttctttagcatcttcttcctcttcttctaccttttctccttcgtttttgcCTGCTGGTCACCGTGGATTTTCCTCGGCCCACGAGGCGGCGCAGGACCTTCAGATGGCGCACGCCAAAG AAGGCCGACGCGTGGTGGCGCGGCTGCGCGGCTTGACGGAGAAAAGTCGGCCAAGGCGACTGGACGCACCTGCTCCCGTTTCCTCCGGAGAGACCAGCGTGCAGATCGCTGAGGGGCGCGAGAGCCCAGAGCCTCCGCGGAGACCTCCAGAAGGCAGcagccttcttttctgcggtGACAGTGTGTCTTTTTCCGGTAAAGGCGTCTCTGAGGAGCCGAACGCAGTCGACGAAGGCTTTGCATGGCTGACCAGATATCTAGTTGGCCGTGCTTTCATGGACGCGAGCATCATGACGAACATCATCGTCACCGGAACAG ATCGCGCGGTCGAGGAGATTGCTCGCGCGTCCACTTCATCTGACGCCTCTTCTCTGAGTCGATTCCGTCGTCTAAAAAGACTGCCTTTGCGGatgcaaaagagagaggtttcttcttcgctctctgcctgcaCTCTTCACGCAAATGGATCTTCACGGATCTGTCGGGGGACTTCAAGCGACGctcaagaagaggaaggcaaagaaaTGTCCGAAAGGGGAGGGAACCGAGCAAAACAACGAACGGGAAACGGACAGCAGAACGGGGAAGGACaggcagaggggagagaaaataAAAACGAGGAGGAACCGAGAcatggagaggaaaacgaacgtGGAGAAGCTGAGGAATTCCAGCGGGATACACACTGTGGAGTCCGATCTTCCGGGGcagagggaaacagagacagacgatgGAAGTCTTCTCACATGGTGGAGCGGCAGAGCGACCGTGAAA aTGGCACCGAGACTTTGAAGGAATCAAACGCGCCTACCGGGCTGCGAGCGCCGGTTCGTTAG